One Gemmatimonadota bacterium DNA window includes the following coding sequences:
- a CDS encoding serine hydrolase, whose amino-acid sequence MDMTFPGTEWETRTPGDLGFDAEKLARVQRWLREVAGDRSFQVGIARYGYLAAEWRQGVAADSCHSQASAAKSYHSTLLGIIVAEGKLSSPDERVVDYYPEMMDVGEQEGPKPGRYAFEKDRDITFRHLICNVSGYMKPGEKPGRVFHYQTYGMNILTHAMAKIYGCYDADDPEGLPGCRKVIEEKLRDPIGGTWTHSHSNFDLWPSARLNIFGYYTQVHTTLRDQLRVGHLWANYGNWNGVQVAPENYLREATVTNDFILENEPEENWKYGHGFWCNDRGMQWKDAPRDSFAASGAGAKHIWMCPRLGLVIAQNPGLWDQFREEQDKIGSQNEVIVRVVNAVKT is encoded by the coding sequence ATGGATATGACATTTCCAGGAACGGAATGGGAGACGAGGACGCCCGGTGACCTGGGCTTTGATGCGGAGAAACTCGCGCGGGTGCAGAGATGGTTGCGCGAAGTGGCGGGTGACAGGTCCTTTCAGGTGGGGATTGCGCGTTATGGGTATCTCGCGGCAGAGTGGCGGCAAGGTGTTGCGGCTGATTCCTGTCACTCGCAGGCGTCTGCCGCTAAATCGTATCATTCGACGCTTTTGGGCATTATAGTGGCCGAGGGCAAGTTGTCTTCGCCGGATGAAAGAGTCGTTGATTACTATCCAGAGATGATGGATGTGGGCGAGCAGGAAGGCCCAAAGCCCGGACGGTATGCGTTTGAGAAAGATCGCGATATTACCTTTCGGCATTTGATATGCAATGTGTCGGGCTATATGAAGCCAGGTGAAAAACCTGGAAGGGTTTTTCACTATCAGACTTATGGGATGAATATTCTGACCCACGCAATGGCTAAAATTTACGGGTGTTACGATGCCGATGATCCCGAGGGTTTGCCGGGATGTAGGAAGGTGATCGAAGAAAAGTTGCGCGATCCAATTGGCGGGACCTGGACGCATTCGCATTCCAATTTTGATCTGTGGCCCAGTGCGAGGTTAAATATCTTCGGGTATTATACGCAGGTGCATACCACACTGCGAGATCAATTGCGGGTGGGGCATTTGTGGGCCAATTACGGCAATTGGAATGGGGTTCAGGTTGCACCGGAAAATTACTTGCGCGAGGCAACGGTGACGAATGATTTTATTCTGGAAAATGAACCCGAAGAGAATTGGAAATACGGGCACGGATTCTGGTGTAACGATCGCGGGATGCAGTGGAAAGATGCGCCGAGAGATTCTTTTGCCGCATCGGGCGCAGGTGCGAAGCATATCTGGATGTGCCCGCGGTTGGGGCTGGTTATCGCACAAAATCCAGGGCTGTGGGATCAGTTCAGGGAAGAGCAGGATAAGATCGGGAGCCAGAATGAGGTGATTGTGCGAGTTGTGAATGCGGTGAAGACGTAG